The Lysinibacillus irui sequence GACCTGTTTCACTCGATATTGTCGAGCAGCTCGCAACGTTTTAGCAGTTAATACTTCTACAACACTTTCCTGGAAGCCTTTTGCAACAGCTGCGGGTGAAATGTCTTCACCTCTTTGATCCATATTATGTTTATAATTAATGACGGCTGATTTTAAGCCACTAAAACTAAAATCGTAAGAATCCTCTTCTAGCCATACCCTTGGAAATGGAACAGCCTCTTCGCCCTCATGAGCAAGCTGATCAATACGTGGGCCACCTGGGTAAGGTAAATTTAATACACGTGCCACTTTATCATAGGCTTCTCCAGCTGCATCATCTCGCGTTTCACCAATGACCTCGAAAGAACCATGTTCCTTCATATAGACAAGCTCTGTATGACCACCTGATACGACAAGTGCTAATAAGGGAAATTCCATTGGCTGAACGAGTGCATTTGCATAAATATGACCCGCAATATGATGTACACCAACAATCGGCAAGTTGTTTGCAAAAGCAAAAGCCTTAGCCGCATTAATGCCAATCAACAAGGCCCCTACTAGACCAGGACCCTCTGTAACAGCAACCGCATCTAAATCTTCTGGCTTTAACTTAGCTTGTGCTAATGCCTCTTCTATCACCATTGTAATTTGTTCGACATGATGACGTGAGGCAATTTCAGGTACAACGCCACCAAATCGCTTATGACTTTCTATTTGAGAAGCAACCACATTCGATACGATTTCATGTCCATTTCGAATGATTGCTGCTGCTGTTTCATCACAGCTCGATTCTATTGCTAATATCAATCCATTTTTCATTATAAATTCACCCACATGACAAGGGCATCCTCCCCGT is a genomic window containing:
- the tsaD gene encoding tRNA (adenosine(37)-N6)-threonylcarbamoyltransferase complex transferase subunit TsaD, translating into MKNGLILAIESSCDETAAAIIRNGHEIVSNVVASQIESHKRFGGVVPEIASRHHVEQITMVIEEALAQAKLKPEDLDAVAVTEGPGLVGALLIGINAAKAFAFANNLPIVGVHHIAGHIYANALVQPMEFPLLALVVSGGHTELVYMKEHGSFEVIGETRDDAAGEAYDKVARVLNLPYPGGPRIDQLAHEGEEAVPFPRVWLEEDSYDFSFSGLKSAVINYKHNMDQRGEDISPAAVAKGFQESVVEVLTAKTLRAARQYRVKQVIAAGGVAANKGLRASLEAVFSKEGIPFFVPPLKLCTDNAAMIGAAAMPMLEAGVRGNLTMNGRPGMELKSWV